A DNA window from Aquarana catesbeiana isolate 2022-GZ linkage group LG01, ASM4218655v1, whole genome shotgun sequence contains the following coding sequences:
- the LOC141110588 gene encoding olfactory receptor 6F1-like codes for MIDTNKTSVTEFILLGFSGFKNIKPLLFGVFLFIYIITFTGNIIIVTVVYVDLQLHRPMYFYLGNLSFLEILYTTNIIPRMLSNIIKENHIVSFLECIAQLYFFGSLGSTECFLLVVMAYDRYVAICRPLHYAALMSTRTSFLMALCSWCAGFIATFGAIILVSQLSFCGPNTIKHFFCDLHPVLELSCKNAHVIDTVAWTLASTILLGSCFLILASYVRIMITIKGIPSKGRQKAFSTCTAHLTVVVIFFGAMISMYVSPKAPNSVDFNRYSSLLYTVVTPFLNPFIYTLRNQEVKQAVIKSIKILCRC; via the coding sequence ATGATCGACACAAATAAAACATCAGTTACGGAATTTATTCTTTTAGGATTTTCTGGTTTTAAAAATATAAAGCCTCTTCTGTTtggtgtatttttgtttatttatattatcaCTTTCACTGgaaatattattattgttactgtTGTTTATGTTGACCTACAACTGCATAGGCCAATGTATTTCTATTTAGGCAACTTGTCATTTTTGGAGATTTTGTACACAACTAATATTATTCCTAGGATGTTATCTAACATCATCAAAGAGAATCATATTGTGTCTTTCTTAGAATGCATTGCCCAGTTATATTTTTTTGGTTCTCTAGGTTCAACTGaatgctttcttttggtagtgATGGCCTATGACAGATATGTAGCTATTTGTAGACCACTTCATTATGCAGCATTAATGAGTACTAGAACAAGTTTTCTCATGGCACTTTGCTCTTGGTGTGCGGGATTTATTGCTACTTTTGGGGCAATCATATTAGTCTCCCAGTTGAGTTTTTGTGGACCTAATACAATTAAGCATTTTTTCTGTGATCTTCATCCAGTTTTGGAATTATCTTGCAAAAATGCCCATGTGATTGATACAGTAGCTTGGACATTAGCTTCTACAATTCTTCTGGGATCATGCTTTCTCATCCTTGCATCATATGTTCGGATCATGATAACCATAAAAGGAATCCCATCTAAAGGTCGACAGAAAGCATTCTCTACCTGCACAGCACATCTTACTGTGGTTGTCATATTCTTTGGTGCTATGATCTCCATGTATGTCAGTCCAAAGGCTCCAAACAGTGTTGATTTCAATAGGTATTCTTCCCTTCTTTACACAGTAGTTACTCCATTTTTGAATCCCTTTATCTATACTTTAAGGAACCAAGAAGTTAAGCAAGCAGTTATTAAATCGATTAAAATACTGTGCAGATGTTAA